Proteins encoded together in one [Chlorobium] sp. 445 window:
- a CDS encoding NAD-dependent epimerase yields MSTPKFQGKVLVAGATGRTGLWVVRRLLHYEISTRAFARKADKLAEFNNIEVELGHIQNETAVQRCVKACDAVICALGATAMLGESSPVQVDGDGTIRLIDAAADAGVKHFILISSIAVTKPFHPLNLFGGILSQKRRAELHLEKVFSTAGRTFTIIRPGGLKDGEPLKHKLQLDVGDRISGLIDRSDVAELAVLSLWHPKTKNNTFEAIRLNEESQSSLLPYLDALPTPSAVPQASPA; encoded by the coding sequence ATGAGTACTCCAAAATTTCAAGGTAAAGTCTTAGTCGCCGGCGCCACTGGTCGTACTGGTTTGTGGGTTGTCCGCCGACTCTTGCACTACGAGATTTCGACCCGTGCCTTTGCACGAAAAGCTGATAAACTTGCCGAGTTTAATAACATTGAAGTCGAACTTGGTCACATCCAAAATGAAACAGCGGTGCAGCGATGCGTCAAGGCATGTGATGCCGTTATTTGCGCTCTTGGAGCAACCGCTATGCTCGGCGAAAGCTCTCCCGTCCAGGTCGATGGTGACGGCACTATCCGCCTCATTGATGCTGCGGCTGACGCTGGCGTTAAGCACTTTATTCTCATCAGCTCGATTGCCGTAACAAAACCCTTTCACCCGCTCAATCTTTTCGGTGGTATCCTGTCCCAAAAACGCCGCGCAGAACTGCATCTTGAAAAAGTTTTCTCTACAGCAGGACGCACTTTCACGATTATCCGACCAGGCGGCTTGAAAGATGGCGAACCACTTAAGCATAAGCTGCAGCTGGATGTGGGTGATAGAATCTCTGGTCTGATTGATCGCAGCGACGTGGCTGAACTAGCTGTGCTCTCGCTCTGGCATCCCAAGACAAAAAACAATACTTTTGAAGCCATTCGTCTCAACGAAGAATCACAATCCTCGTTACTGCCATACCTCGATGCGTTGCCTACACCAAGTGCTGTACCACAAGCAAGCCCAGCCTAA